From Xiphophorus hellerii strain 12219 chromosome 9, Xiphophorus_hellerii-4.1, whole genome shotgun sequence, a single genomic window includes:
- the ptgfr gene encoding prostaglandin F2-alpha receptor, translating into MSSNDSSETRYRSEVRDSNSTCCHKELSVTASVISMTVGIFSNSFALFILIKSYSRHRIKSKASFLLFASSLVTTDLLGHLINGSLVLHVYRFHRKWDTFDPHGIVCNIFGVCMVFYGLSPLLLSSAMAVERFIGVTKPIFHSAVLSSHLMKRLLGFTWLLAALVAFLPVLLRRPYEVQRSRSWCFFHMEQPRDWLDVLLPLIFSILGLLALLLSIVCNTLASCALLHGRLRHKHGCRGTSYHLEMICQLLAIMLVSCVCWGPLLVHVIILSTRAKDEPSSFSLLTTVRMATWNQILDPWVYILLRKAVLRKIFMLFHSCWGSKLHTFHRWQRSTLGSSREPSKSYCIRYSRQPLPDTAVQSIT; encoded by the exons ATGTCATCCAACGACAGCTCCGAAACCCGgtacaggtcagaggtcagagattCCAACTCCACCTGCTGCCATAAGGAGCTGTCTGTCACTGCATCCGTCATCTCCATGACGGTGGGCATCTTCTCCAACAGCTTCGCTCTCTTCATTCTGATCAAATCCTACAGTCGCCACCGCATCAAGTCCAAGGCGTCCTTCCTGCTCTTTGCCAGCAGCCTGGTGACCACTGACCTGCTGGGTCACCTCATCAATGGCTCCCTTGTGCTGCACGTCTACCGCTTTCACAGGAAGTGGGACACTTTTGACCCGCATGGCATCGTCTGCAACATCTTCGGGGTGTGCATGGTGTTCTACGGTCTGAGCCCCTTGCTTCTCTCGAGTGCAATGGCCGTGGAGCGCTTCATCGGAGTTACCAAGCCCATCTTCCACTCAGCAGTATTGTCCTCACACCTCATGAAAAGGCTGCTTGGTTTCACCTGGCTGCTCGCCGCACTGGTGGCGTTCCTGCCTGTGCTGCTGAGGAGACCCTATGAGGTTCAGAGGTCCAGGAGCTGGTGCTTCTTCCACATGGAGCAGCCCAGAGACTGGCTAGATGTGCTGCTACCTCTGATCTTCTCCATTCTGGGTCTGTTGGCTCTTCTGCTCTCCATTGTGTGCAACACTCTGGCGAGCTGTGCCCTGTTGCACGGCAGGCTGCGCCACAAACACGGTTGCAGAGGCACATCCTACCACCTGGAGATGATCTGCCAGCTGCTGGCTATCATGCTGGTGAGCTGCGTGTGCTGGGGTCCATTACTG GTCCATGTGATCATTCTCAGCACCAGAGCTAAAGATGAACCGTCCAGTTTCAGTCTGCTGACAACGGTACGGATGGCCACATGGAACCAGATCTTGGACCCCTGGGTCTACATCCTTTTGAGGAAGGCCGTCCTGAGGAAAATCTTCATGTTGTTTCACAGCTGCTGGGGTTCAAAGCTTCACACCTTCCACCGCTGGCAGCGCAGCACGCTCGGGAGCTCACGGGAGCCAAGCAAATCTTATTGCATCCGATACAGCAGACAGCCCCTTCCAGACACTGCCGTCCAATCCATCACCTGA